The following coding sequences lie in one Corynebacterium humireducens NBRC 106098 = DSM 45392 genomic window:
- a CDS encoding A/G-specific adenine glycosylase produces the protein MFSARLLPWFDLHERPLAWREPGTSAWGILLSEVMSQQTPVARVEPVWREWMERWPDPASFAQASPADVLRAWGKLGYPRRALRLLECAQQIVSLHDARVPDDVDTLLELPGIGDYTARAVACFAYGRNVPVVDTNVRRVWRRAVEGRFLAGTASKAELAAVAELLPDDGRGPRFSAALMELGALVCTATSPECGACPLRTECAWVAAGSPPPSAEELAKKRVQKFTGTDRQVRGLIMDVLRGSEAAVPQSAIDVVWPDAAQRSRALFSLLEDGLAEQDAQGLFHLPR, from the coding sequence ATGTTCTCCGCGCGTCTCCTCCCCTGGTTCGACCTCCATGAACGTCCCCTCGCGTGGCGGGAGCCGGGCACCTCCGCGTGGGGGATCCTGCTCAGCGAGGTGATGAGCCAGCAGACCCCCGTCGCCCGCGTCGAACCCGTGTGGCGCGAGTGGATGGAACGCTGGCCCGACCCGGCCTCCTTCGCGCAGGCCTCCCCCGCGGACGTGCTCCGCGCGTGGGGCAAGCTCGGGTACCCGCGGCGGGCGCTGCGGCTGCTGGAGTGCGCGCAGCAGATCGTCTCGCTTCACGACGCCCGCGTCCCCGACGACGTCGACACGCTCCTGGAGCTGCCGGGCATCGGCGACTACACGGCGCGGGCGGTGGCGTGCTTCGCCTACGGACGGAACGTGCCCGTGGTGGACACGAACGTGCGGCGGGTCTGGCGGCGGGCGGTCGAGGGCCGCTTCCTGGCGGGCACGGCGTCGAAGGCCGAGTTGGCGGCGGTGGCGGAGCTGCTGCCCGACGACGGGCGGGGGCCGCGATTCTCGGCGGCGCTCATGGAGCTGGGGGCGCTGGTGTGCACGGCGACGTCACCGGAGTGCGGGGCGTGCCCCCTGCGTACGGAGTGCGCGTGGGTCGCCGCCGGTTCCCCGCCGCCGAGCGCCGAGGAACTGGCGAAGAAGAGGGTGCAGAAGTTCACCGGCACCGACCGGCAGGTCCGCGGCCTCATCATGGACGTGCTGCGCGGCTCGGAGGCGGCGGTGCCGCAGTCGGCGATCGACGTGGTGTGGCCCGACGCGGCGCAGCGCTCCCGGGCCCTGTTCTCCCTGCTGGAGGACGGGCTGGCGGAGCAGGACGCGCAGGGGCTGTTCCACCTCCCGCGCTAG
- a CDS encoding DUF4236 domain-containing protein, with protein sequence MGITYRKRKKIGKNSWINVSGSGASASTRIGPVTINSRGGIWVKLPGGLNYRGRWK encoded by the coding sequence ATGGGTATCACTTATCGCAAGCGGAAGAAGATCGGCAAGAACTCCTGGATCAACGTCTCGGGATCCGGCGCCTCCGCCTCCACCCGCATCGGCCCGGTGACCATCAACTCCCGGGGCGGCATCTGGGTGAAGCTGCCCGGCGGTCTCAACTACCGCGGCCGCTGGAAGTAG
- a CDS encoding ATP-dependent Clp protease ATP-binding subunit, whose amino-acid sequence MFERFTDRARRVIVLAQEEARLLNHNYIGTEHILLGLIHEGEGVAAKALESMGISLDAVRQEVEEIIGQGTQPHTGHIPFTPRAKKVLELSLREGLQMGHKYIGTEFLLLGLIREGEGVAAQVLVKLGADLPRVRQQVIQLLSGYEGGQGGSPESTPESGGPVGAGAARGPQGGGQGGPGERSSSLVLDQFGRNLTQAARDGKLDPVVGREKEIERIMQVLSRRTKNNPVLIGEPGVGKTAVVEGLALDIVNGKVPETLKDKQVYSLDLGSLVAGSRYRGDFEERLKKVLKEINQRGDIILFIDEIHTLVGAGAAEGAIDAASLLKPKLARGELQTIGATTLDEYRKHIEKDAALERRFQPVQVPEPSVELSIEILKGLRDRYEAHHRVSITDGALAAAANLSDRYINDRFLPDKAVDLIDEAGARMRIKRMTAPEGLREIDERINDVRREKEAAIDAQDFEKAAGLRDKERKLGEERSEKEKQWRSGDLEEIAEVGEEQIAEVLGAWTGIPVFKLTEEESSRLLRMEDELHKRIIGQDEAVKAVSRAIRRTRAGLKDPKRPSGSFIFAGPSGVGKTELSKALAEFLFGEDDALIQIDMGEFHDRFTASRLFGAPPGYVGYEEGGQLTEKVRRKPFSVVLFDEIEKAHKEIYNTLLQVLEDGRLTDGQGRVVDFKNTVLIFTSNLGTQDISKAVGMGFSGSAETDSDAQYERMKNKVHDELKKHFRPEFLNRIDEIVVFHQLTREQIVEMVELLIGRVQKALAAKDMGIEITDKAKALLAQRGFDPVLGARPLRRTIQREIEDAMSEKILFGELGAGEIVTVDVEGWDGESKNTDSASFTFTPRPKPLPKGTFSEISPEAAEAVRDVETDTITPDVPDVPEITDDLSTGGDEGPAGGAQPAPQS is encoded by the coding sequence ATGTTCGAACGGTTCACAGACCGTGCGCGCCGCGTCATCGTCTTGGCGCAGGAGGAAGCACGGCTGCTCAATCACAATTACATCGGCACCGAGCACATCCTCCTCGGCCTTATCCATGAGGGCGAGGGTGTCGCCGCCAAGGCGCTCGAGTCGATGGGCATCTCCCTGGACGCCGTGCGACAGGAGGTCGAGGAGATCATCGGTCAGGGCACCCAGCCCCACACCGGTCACATCCCCTTCACCCCGCGCGCCAAGAAGGTCCTCGAGCTCTCCCTGCGTGAGGGCCTCCAGATGGGCCACAAGTACATCGGCACCGAGTTCCTCCTGCTCGGCCTCATCCGCGAGGGTGAGGGCGTGGCGGCCCAGGTCCTGGTGAAGCTCGGCGCCGACCTGCCGCGCGTGCGTCAGCAGGTCATCCAGCTGCTCTCCGGTTACGAGGGCGGCCAGGGCGGTTCCCCGGAGAGCACCCCGGAGTCCGGCGGTCCCGTCGGCGCCGGCGCGGCACGCGGCCCGCAGGGCGGCGGCCAGGGCGGGCCGGGCGAGCGTTCCAGCTCCCTCGTGCTCGACCAGTTCGGACGTAACCTCACCCAGGCGGCCCGGGACGGCAAGCTCGACCCGGTCGTCGGCCGTGAGAAGGAGATCGAGCGCATCATGCAGGTGCTCTCGCGTCGTACCAAGAACAACCCGGTCCTCATCGGTGAGCCCGGTGTGGGCAAGACCGCCGTCGTCGAGGGCCTGGCCCTGGACATCGTCAACGGCAAGGTCCCGGAGACCCTGAAGGACAAGCAGGTCTACTCCCTCGACCTGGGTTCCCTCGTCGCGGGTTCCCGTTACCGCGGTGACTTCGAGGAGCGCCTGAAGAAGGTGCTCAAGGAGATCAACCAGCGCGGCGACATCATCCTGTTCATCGATGAGATCCACACCCTCGTCGGCGCCGGTGCCGCCGAGGGCGCGATCGACGCCGCCTCGCTGCTCAAGCCGAAGCTGGCCCGCGGTGAGCTGCAGACCATCGGTGCCACCACCCTGGACGAGTACCGCAAGCACATCGAGAAGGACGCCGCCCTGGAGCGTCGTTTCCAGCCGGTGCAGGTCCCGGAGCCGTCCGTCGAGCTGAGCATCGAGATCCTCAAGGGTCTGCGCGACCGCTACGAGGCGCACCACCGCGTGTCCATCACCGATGGTGCGCTGGCCGCCGCCGCGAACCTGTCCGACCGCTACATCAACGACCGTTTCCTCCCGGACAAGGCCGTCGACCTCATCGACGAGGCCGGCGCCCGCATGCGCATCAAGCGCATGACCGCCCCGGAGGGTCTGCGTGAGATCGACGAGCGCATCAACGACGTCCGCCGCGAGAAGGAGGCGGCGATCGACGCCCAGGACTTCGAGAAGGCCGCCGGCCTGCGCGACAAGGAGCGCAAGCTCGGCGAGGAGCGTTCCGAGAAGGAGAAGCAGTGGCGTTCCGGTGACCTCGAGGAGATCGCGGAGGTGGGCGAGGAGCAGATCGCCGAGGTTCTCGGCGCCTGGACCGGCATCCCCGTGTTCAAGCTCACCGAGGAGGAGTCCTCCCGCCTGCTGCGCATGGAGGACGAGCTCCACAAGCGCATCATCGGCCAGGACGAGGCCGTCAAGGCCGTGTCCCGCGCGATCCGTCGTACGCGCGCCGGCCTGAAGGACCCGAAGCGTCCCTCCGGCTCCTTCATCTTCGCCGGGCCGTCGGGCGTCGGTAAGACCGAGCTGTCGAAGGCTCTCGCGGAGTTCCTCTTCGGCGAGGACGACGCACTCATCCAGATCGACATGGGTGAGTTCCACGACCGCTTCACCGCCTCCCGTCTGTTCGGTGCTCCCCCCGGATACGTCGGCTACGAGGAGGGCGGCCAGCTCACCGAGAAGGTCCGCCGCAAGCCGTTCTCCGTCGTGCTTTTCGACGAGATCGAGAAGGCCCACAAGGAGATCTACAACACCCTCCTGCAGGTCCTCGAGGACGGCCGCCTCACCGACGGCCAGGGTCGTGTCGTCGACTTCAAGAACACCGTGCTCATCTTCACCTCGAACCTGGGCACGCAGGACATCTCGAAGGCCGTCGGCATGGGCTTCTCCGGCTCCGCCGAGACGGACTCCGACGCCCAGTACGAGCGCATGAAGAACAAGGTCCACGACGAGCTGAAGAAGCACTTCCGCCCCGAGTTCCTCAACCGTATCGACGAGATCGTGGTTTTCCACCAGCTCACCCGCGAGCAGATCGTGGAGATGGTGGAGCTGCTCATCGGCCGCGTCCAGAAGGCGCTGGCCGCCAAGGACATGGGCATCGAGATCACCGACAAGGCCAAGGCACTCCTGGCCCAGCGTGGTTTCGACCCGGTCCTGGGCGCCCGCCCGCTGCGTCGCACCATCCAGCGCGAGATCGAGGACGCCATGAGTGAGAAGATCCTCTTCGGCGAGCTGGGTGCCGGCGAGATCGTCACCGTCGACGTCGAGGGCTGGGACGGCGAGTCGAAGAACACCGACTCCGCCTCCTTCACCTTCACCCCGCGTCCGAAGCCGCTGCCGAAGGGCACCTTCTCGGAGATCTCCCCGGAGGCCGCCGAGGCGGTGCGTGACGTCGAGACCGACACCATCACCCCGGACGTCCCCGACGTCCCGGAGATCACCGATGACCTGTCCACCGGTGGCGACGAGGGCCCGGCCGGCGGAGCGCAGCCCGCACCGCAGAGCTAG
- a CDS encoding CAP domain-containing protein → MSRTRNIAVVALSASLAVSALPAVATANPLAGSSQSPYAALADHSGIQAALLHETNVYRASRGLAPLSSHHMLDNVAQSWSETMASQRHLRHNPSYVNHYPSSWRKAAENVGTFNQSVAARDMLQAWLNSPSHRRNVENPEFTHVGVGWATSSDGSVYATQNFAAL, encoded by the coding sequence ATGTCGCGTACCCGCAATATCGCCGTCGTCGCACTCTCCGCGTCGCTGGCCGTGTCCGCTCTGCCCGCCGTCGCCACAGCCAACCCGCTCGCCGGTTCTTCGCAGAGCCCCTACGCCGCCCTGGCCGACCATTCCGGCATCCAGGCCGCGCTTCTGCACGAGACCAACGTCTACCGCGCGTCCCGCGGCCTGGCTCCGCTGTCGAGCCACCACATGCTGGACAACGTGGCCCAGTCCTGGTCGGAGACGATGGCGAGCCAGCGTCACCTGCGCCACAACCCGTCCTACGTCAACCACTACCCGTCGTCGTGGCGCAAGGCCGCTGAGAACGTGGGCACCTTCAACCAGTCCGTCGCAGCGCGTGACATGCTGCAGGCGTGGCTGAACTCCCCGTCGCACCGTCGCAACGTGGAGAACCCGGAGTTCACGCACGTGGGCGTGGGCTGGGCCACCAGTTCCGACGGCTCGGTGTACGCCACCCAGAACTTCGCCGCCCTCTAG
- a CDS encoding MDR family MFS transporter, with amino-acid sequence MNTKSSPTGTNNEALPAEVKVILTVLVGSALVMFLNETILSVALPSIMEDFQIPATTAQWLTTGFMLTMAVVIPATGWILQRFSTRQVFLAAVSSFLVGTVVAAAAPTFPVLLIGRIVQAVGTALIMPLLMTVAMTVVPANRRGSVMGVISIVMSVAPALGPTVSGFILNRLTWHWLFWLVVPLITVALVVGAVFIRNIGETTRTPFDPPSVVLSALGFGGLVYALSTLGTNLPVAVGVAVVGVIALALFVWRQLKLETPLLDLRPFTIRNYTLSVVVALLLMGTLLGVVMVLPIYLQTALGVTALVTGLLLMPGGLASGLLAPFIGRLYDRVGPRPLVIPGALLLLGAVWSMTRLGIASTTTQVIAMHIVFSLGLALMMTPLMTTALGSLPKHLYGHGSAILNTLQQLAGAAGTAILIAALSFGTRAAAAGGADQAQATADGAHTAFIVAGVMAVLVLLASPFVSKVAEEQQEGQAF; translated from the coding sequence ATGAACACGAAAAGTTCCCCGACCGGCACCAACAATGAGGCGCTGCCTGCCGAGGTGAAGGTGATCCTCACCGTGCTTGTCGGCTCGGCGCTGGTGATGTTCCTCAACGAGACGATCCTCTCGGTGGCGCTGCCCTCGATCATGGAGGATTTCCAGATCCCCGCCACCACCGCCCAGTGGCTGACGACCGGCTTCATGCTCACGATGGCCGTCGTCATCCCGGCGACCGGGTGGATACTCCAGCGCTTCTCCACCAGGCAGGTGTTCCTCGCCGCCGTGAGCAGCTTCCTCGTGGGCACCGTCGTGGCCGCCGCCGCACCGACGTTCCCTGTGCTGCTCATCGGCCGCATCGTCCAGGCGGTCGGCACCGCGCTCATCATGCCGCTGCTGATGACCGTCGCCATGACGGTCGTGCCGGCCAACCGGCGCGGCTCGGTCATGGGCGTGATCTCCATCGTCATGTCCGTCGCCCCGGCGCTGGGCCCCACCGTCTCAGGCTTTATCCTCAACCGCCTCACCTGGCACTGGCTGTTCTGGCTCGTGGTACCCCTCATCACCGTGGCGCTGGTGGTCGGGGCAGTGTTCATCCGCAACATCGGCGAGACCACCCGCACCCCCTTCGATCCGCCGTCCGTGGTGCTCTCCGCCCTCGGCTTCGGCGGCCTCGTCTACGCACTGAGCACCCTGGGGACGAACCTTCCGGTGGCCGTCGGCGTGGCGGTCGTCGGTGTCATCGCCCTGGCGCTGTTCGTGTGGCGCCAGCTGAAGCTTGAGACCCCGCTGCTGGATCTGCGCCCCTTCACCATCCGCAACTACACGCTGTCCGTGGTCGTGGCGCTGCTGCTCATGGGCACGCTGCTCGGCGTGGTCATGGTCCTGCCGATCTACCTGCAGACCGCCCTGGGTGTCACCGCGCTGGTCACCGGTCTGCTGCTCATGCCGGGTGGCCTGGCCTCGGGTCTGCTGGCACCTTTCATCGGCCGCCTCTACGACCGCGTCGGTCCGCGGCCATTGGTCATTCCGGGTGCCCTCCTGCTCCTGGGTGCGGTCTGGTCCATGACCCGCCTCGGTATCGCGTCCACCACGACGCAGGTCATCGCCATGCACATCGTGTTCTCCCTCGGACTGGCACTCATGATGACCCCGCTGATGACCACGGCGCTGGGATCACTGCCCAAGCATCTCTACGGTCACGGCTCGGCGATCCTCAACACCCTGCAGCAGCTGGCCGGTGCCGCAGGAACGGCGATCCTCATCGCCGCGCTGTCCTTCGGCACCCGGGCCGCGGCCGCCGGGGGAGCGGACCAGGCGCAGGCCACCGCGGACGGCGCGCACACCGCCTTCATCGTCGCCGGCGTCATGGCCGTCCTCGTGCTGCTGGCCAGCCCCTTCGTGTCCAAGGTGGCTGAGGAACAGCAGGAGGGCCAGGCCTTCTAG
- a CDS encoding helix-turn-helix transcriptional regulator, with protein MSVPEKALSVPALSKRELEVVLTWLTSVSKREVGKLLGVSEDTVRTHIARVRGKYMSVGRPASTKSDLMLRLMQDGFFDHRNA; from the coding sequence GTGTCAGTACCGGAGAAGGCCCTGTCGGTGCCGGCCCTGAGTAAGCGGGAGCTCGAGGTGGTGCTCACCTGGCTGACCTCCGTGTCGAAGCGGGAGGTCGGCAAGCTTCTCGGAGTCTCCGAGGACACCGTCCGCACGCACATCGCCCGCGTACGGGGGAAGTACATGAGCGTCGGCCGTCCGGCGAGCACGAAGTCGGACCTCATGCTCCGCCTCATGCAGGACGGTTTCTTCGACCACCGCAACGCCTGA
- a CDS encoding DUF418 domain-containing protein, whose protein sequence is MVAFGLLAAVAAFYARRERVGLMGHLLSLVGRMALTNYILQNLIASIIFYDWGLGMSRRIQGPWDTAATLGIYLGISAFLIALSAVWLRFHRRGPVEIVWHDLVDRIADTAEKVASRRRRQRPTTPAKQELPVG, encoded by the coding sequence ATCGTCGCCTTCGGACTCCTCGCCGCCGTCGCGGCCTTCTACGCCCGCCGGGAGCGCGTGGGCCTCATGGGGCACCTGCTGTCCCTGGTCGGGCGGATGGCCCTGACGAACTACATCCTGCAGAACCTCATCGCCTCGATCATCTTCTACGACTGGGGCCTGGGCATGAGCCGCCGGATCCAGGGCCCCTGGGACACCGCCGCCACCCTGGGCATCTACCTGGGCATCTCTGCCTTCCTCATCGCACTCTCTGCCGTGTGGCTGCGCTTCCACCGCCGCGGACCGGTGGAGATCGTGTGGCACGACCTCGTCGACAGGATCGCCGACACCGCCGAGAAGGTTGCTTCCCGACGCCGCAGGCAGCGCCCCACCACCCCGGCGAAGCAGGAGCTCCCTGTGGGGTAG
- a CDS encoding DUF418 domain-containing protein has translation MFGIGLEIQRQAAIRRGEPWPGRYPWRALILIFDGLLNYIFIFEFDVLMGYGLTALVVAAVMARSPRAQKIWMGVGLAAHAVMMFFMAGGPRLFGSFPGGDFVREATPGEEGMRFIQEGLPTDSYWGMVTDRVQNFIGGRGEIPIMFFMGLGLFLVGAHLYRAGLFLPEGVRLRRIVMGIGFGVGFPSTGHCASPTPPATSPATAPPPSSPSDSSPPSRPSTPAGSAWASWGTCCPWSGGWP, from the coding sequence ATGTTCGGCATCGGTCTGGAGATCCAGCGCCAGGCGGCGATCCGTCGCGGCGAGCCCTGGCCGGGCCGCTACCCGTGGCGGGCGCTGATCCTCATTTTCGACGGCCTGCTGAACTACATCTTCATCTTCGAGTTCGACGTGCTCATGGGCTACGGTCTCACCGCCCTGGTCGTCGCGGCCGTCATGGCCCGCAGCCCCCGCGCGCAGAAGATCTGGATGGGGGTGGGCCTCGCCGCCCACGCCGTGATGATGTTCTTCATGGCCGGCGGGCCGCGCCTGTTCGGCTCCTTCCCGGGTGGCGACTTCGTCCGCGAGGCCACTCCGGGTGAGGAGGGCATGCGCTTCATCCAGGAGGGCCTGCCCACCGACTCCTACTGGGGCATGGTCACCGACCGCGTGCAGAACTTCATCGGCGGCCGCGGGGAGATCCCCATCATGTTCTTCATGGGCCTGGGTCTGTTCCTCGTCGGCGCCCACCTCTACCGGGCCGGTCTCTTCCTCCCGGAGGGTGTCCGCCTGCGCCGCATCGTCATGGGCATCGGGTTCGGAGTCGGGTTCCCCTCGACTGGGCACTGCGCCTCACCGACACCGCCGGCCACGTCGCCCGCTACGGCACCTCCACCATCGTCGCCTTCGGACTCCTCGCCGCCGTCGCGGCCTTCTACGCCCGCCGGGAGCGCGTGGGCCTCATGGGGCACCTGCTGTCCCTGGTCGGGCGGATGGCCCTGA
- the lysS gene encoding lysine--tRNA ligase produces MVAVTEQKNPQDLPEQLRIRREKRQKLIDAGVEPYPVTVDRTTSLRDLRAKFVVVPEGEDAAGEEGVTYLAPGEETDVEVAVAGRLIFMRNTGKLCFATLQDGDGTQLQAMLSLAEVGQESLDSWKADVDLGDFVSVRGRVIASRRGELSIMASSWQMASKALRPLPVTFADLSEDTRVRHRYTDLIVREQARKNAMTRIKVMRALRHHLEDEGFVEVETPMLQTLHGGAAARPFQTRSNALDIDLYLRIAPELFLKRCVVGGIDKVFEVNRNFRNEGVDSSHSPEFAMLETYEAWGDYNTGMRTIRELIQAVTMDVFGSHVVTLADGTEYDLGGEWPEIEMYPSLNEALQRKFPGQPEVTIDSTVEELKQLADVVGLEVPAKGGWGHGKLVEEIWEVLCEDQLTGPIFVKDFPVETSPLTRQHRSKPGVTEKWDLYVRGFELATGYSELVDPVIQRERFEDQARLAAGGDDEAMVLDEDFLAAMEQGMPPTSGIGMGVDRLLMALTGLGIRETVLFPMVKPEQK; encoded by the coding sequence TTGGTAGCCGTGACCGAGCAGAAGAATCCCCAGGACCTCCCCGAACAGCTGCGCATCCGTCGAGAGAAGCGTCAGAAGCTCATCGACGCTGGTGTGGAGCCCTATCCCGTCACCGTCGACCGCACCACGTCGCTGCGTGACCTGCGGGCCAAATTCGTGGTGGTCCCGGAGGGCGAGGACGCTGCCGGCGAGGAGGGCGTGACCTACCTGGCCCCGGGCGAGGAGACCGACGTCGAGGTGGCCGTCGCGGGCCGCCTCATCTTTATGCGCAACACGGGCAAGCTGTGCTTCGCCACGCTGCAGGACGGTGACGGCACGCAGCTGCAGGCGATGCTCTCCCTGGCGGAGGTCGGCCAGGAGTCGCTGGACTCCTGGAAGGCTGACGTCGATCTCGGCGACTTCGTGTCCGTGCGGGGCCGGGTGATTGCTTCCCGACGCGGCGAGCTGTCCATCATGGCCTCCTCCTGGCAGATGGCTTCCAAGGCGCTGCGTCCCCTCCCGGTGACCTTCGCGGACCTGTCCGAGGACACCCGCGTCCGTCACCGCTACACGGACCTCATCGTCCGTGAGCAGGCCCGCAAGAACGCGATGACCCGTATCAAGGTGATGCGCGCGCTGCGTCATCACCTGGAGGACGAGGGGTTCGTCGAGGTGGAGACCCCGATGCTGCAGACCCTGCACGGTGGTGCGGCGGCCCGTCCCTTCCAGACGCGTTCCAACGCCCTCGACATCGACCTGTACCTGCGTATCGCGCCGGAGCTGTTCCTCAAGCGGTGCGTGGTCGGTGGTATCGACAAGGTCTTCGAGGTCAACCGCAACTTCCGTAACGAGGGCGTCGATTCCTCGCACTCCCCGGAGTTCGCCATGCTGGAGACCTACGAGGCGTGGGGTGACTACAACACCGGCATGCGCACCATCCGGGAGCTCATCCAGGCGGTGACCATGGACGTCTTCGGCTCCCATGTGGTCACGCTCGCCGACGGCACCGAGTACGACCTCGGCGGCGAGTGGCCGGAGATCGAGATGTACCCCTCCCTCAACGAGGCGCTGCAGCGCAAGTTCCCGGGCCAGCCGGAGGTCACCATCGACTCCACCGTCGAGGAGCTCAAGCAGCTTGCCGACGTCGTCGGCCTCGAGGTTCCCGCCAAGGGCGGCTGGGGCCACGGCAAGCTCGTCGAGGAGATCTGGGAGGTGCTCTGCGAGGATCAGCTCACCGGCCCGATCTTCGTCAAGGACTTCCCGGTGGAGACCTCCCCGCTGACCCGTCAGCACCGCTCCAAGCCGGGTGTGACCGAGAAGTGGGACCTCTACGTCCGCGGCTTCGAGCTGGCCACCGGCTATTCCGAGCTGGTCGACCCGGTCATCCAGCGTGAGCGCTTCGAGGACCAGGCCCGTCTGGCCGCCGGCGGTGACGATGAGGCGATGGTCCTCGACGAGGACTTCCTCGCCGCGATGGAGCAGGGCATGCCGCCGACCTCCGGCATCGGCATGGGCGTGGACCGTCTGCTCATGGCCCTGACCGGCCTGGGCATCCGGGAGACCGTCCTGTTCCCGATGGTCAAGCCCGAGCAGAAGTAG
- a CDS encoding response regulator produces MNVREWRVLVVEDDFRVAAIHAGIVAEAPGFRVQDSVRTVAEARAVIAQEPPDLLLADVYLPDGDGIELVRGCGLDAFVLSAAGEPDTVRRAIRAGVLAYLLKPFPKASLLDRLDRYARYRSVVSGTRGLSQEKIDRALAILHGPGESTGPARSATEELLLDALGDSELSASEAAARAGVSRATAQRRLAELAAQGVVAVRLRYGGSGRPEHLYSRVR; encoded by the coding sequence GTGAACGTCCGGGAGTGGCGCGTGCTGGTCGTCGAGGATGATTTCCGGGTGGCGGCCATCCACGCGGGGATCGTCGCGGAGGCGCCCGGTTTCCGGGTGCAGGACAGTGTGCGGACGGTCGCGGAGGCGCGGGCGGTCATCGCCCAGGAACCGCCGGACCTGCTGCTGGCGGATGTGTACCTCCCCGACGGCGACGGTATTGAGCTGGTCCGGGGCTGCGGTTTGGACGCCTTCGTCCTCAGCGCCGCAGGAGAGCCGGACACGGTGCGGCGGGCGATCCGCGCGGGGGTGCTGGCCTACCTGCTCAAGCCGTTCCCGAAGGCGAGCCTGCTGGACCGCCTCGACAGGTACGCGCGCTACCGCAGCGTCGTCTCGGGTACGCGCGGGTTGTCGCAGGAGAAGATCGACCGCGCCCTGGCGATCCTGCACGGTCCCGGGGAGAGCACGGGGCCGGCGCGCTCGGCCACGGAGGAACTGCTTCTCGACGCCCTCGGCGACTCCGAGCTCTCCGCCTCCGAGGCCGCCGCCCGGGCGGGAGTGTCCCGCGCGACCGCTCAGCGGCGTCTGGCTGAGCTGGCGGCGCAGGGGGTGGTGGCGGTGCGTCTGCGCTACGGGGGATCGGGGCGTCCGGAGCATCTGTACTCCCGGGTGCGTTGA